A window of the Podospora bellae-mahoneyi strain CBS 112042 chromosome 6, whole genome shotgun sequence genome harbors these coding sequences:
- a CDS encoding hypothetical protein (COG:A; EggNog:ENOG503NYNU) has product MMKTSILRHAAACRVALTARPLQLTARLSPSAFAIAQTPLKASYLPVNSLLRFYSSESAAQQETATPAGRITKFRDLESLGVHNALVRSITEGMRYEDMTEVQSLTINAALAGKDLVAQAKTGTGKTLAFLVPILQKIIADQPALAEARRPVKARSDDVRAIVISPTRELAEQIAVEAAKIVKGTGIKVQTAVGGTQKRMSLQKIRYEGCHLLVGTPGRLADLLTDEYSGVAAPNLTALCLDEADRMLDVGFDAELDTILKALPNRKDTPRQTLLYSATMPKDVVGLARKYIDPTNFEFAQTVKSNETPTHERVPQFIVPCRSFDTMPATLFEMIRTWVAKNRDELEGNPLKMMVFLPTTASVISWSAAFRRLRREFPDIPEVRDIHSKLTQPIRTRCAEDFRRAKSAILFSSDVTARGMDFPNVTHVVQVHTPNDRDSYIHRIGRTGRAGKEGEAWLLVSDSEVSTARSRLPGLPIKRSTDFAVASTDLYGAEPESFPDSVKRVREAFSKLPYETISEYYKSFLGGALQGVHKQAVVDELNTFSKNIFGLDQPPGVSPSLMRNMGRITGLRVAEREENRFQRSGTGGGFGGRDGGFGGRGGGGGRDGGFGGRGGGFGGRGGGGRGGDRGERKPRDNWEAMEMAGQRDKQQSRGGGRATF; this is encoded by the exons ATGATGAAGACCAGCATCTTGCGGCACGCCGCCGCCTGCCGTGTCGCCTTGACTGCGCGCCCCCTCCAGCTCACAGCCAGACTCTCGCCGTCGGCCTTTGCTATCGCACAAACACCCCTCAAGGCGTCGTATCTCCCCgtcaacagcctcctccgcttcTACTCGAGCGAGTCGGCCGCTCAGCAGGAaaccgccacccccgccgGGCGCATCACCAAATTCAGAGATCTCGAGAGCTTGGGCGTACACAATGCTCTGGTCAGGTCTATCACCGAGGGGATGAGGTATGAGGACATGACAGAGGTGCAGTCTCTGACTATCAACGCCGCTCTTGCTGGAAAAGATCT TGTTGCGCAAGCCAAGACAGGTACCGGCAAGACGCTGGCTTTCCTGGTGCCGATCCTTCAGAAGATTATTGCCGATCAGCCAGCCCTCGCTGAGGCTCGCCGCCCTGTGAAGGCCAGATCCGACGACGTTCGTGCCATCgtcatctcccccacccgTGAGCTTGCTGAGCAGATTGCGGTGGAGGCTGCCAAGATCGTCAAGGGCACCGGCATCAAGGTCCAGACTGCTGTCGGAGGAACCCAGAAGAGAATGTCGCTGCAAAAAATTCGTTACGAGGGTTGCCATTTGCTCGTCGGCACTCCTGGCCGTCTCGCTGATCTGCTCACTGACGAGTACAGCGGCGTGGCTGCTCCCAACCTCACTGCTCTGTGCTTGGATGAAGCGGATCGCATGCTGGATGTTGGATTCGACGCCGAGCTCGACACCATTCTCAAGGCGCTCCCCAACAGAAAGGATACCCCCCGCCAGACTCTTCTCTATTCCGCCACCATGCCCAAAGACGTGGTTGGCCTCGCCAGAAAGTACATTGACCCCACCAACTTCGAGTTCGCCCAGACCGTCAAGTCCAACGAGACCCCTACCCACGAGAGAGTGCCCCAGTTCATCGTTCCTTGCCGCAGCTTCGACACCATGCCTGCTACTCTTTTCGAGATGATCCGCACCTGGGTTGCCAAGAACCGTGACGAGCTCGAGGGCAACCCactgaagatgatggtgttcTTGCCCACCACGGCTTCCGTCATCTCGTGGAGCGCTGCTTTCCGCCGCCTCCGTCGTGAATTCCCCGATATTCCCGAGGTTCGCGATATTCACTCCAAGTTGACCCAGCCCATCCGCACCAGGTGCGCCGAGGATTTCAGACGGGCCAAGTCTGccattctcttctcctctgaTGTTACCGCCAGAGGCATGGATTTCCCCAATGTCACCCACGTCGTCCAGGTCCACACTCCCAACGACCGCGATTCATACATTCACCGCATCGGTCGTACGGGCCGTGCTggcaaggagggtgaggcTTGGCTCCTGGTTTCTGATTCCGAGGTCAGCACTGCCCGCAGCAGATTGCCCGGTCTTCCCATCAAGCGGTCCACCGACTTTGCCGTTGCCTCGACTGATCTCTACGGTGCCGAGCCCGAGTCGTTCCCCGATTCTGTCAAGAGGGTTCGCGAAGCGTTTTCCAAGCTTCCCTATGAGACCATCTCAGAGTATTACAAGTCTTTCTTGGGCGGCGCTCTCCAAGGTGTGCACAAgcaggctgttgttgacgagTTGAACACCTTCAGCAAGAACATCTTTGGCTTGGATCAGCCCCCTGGAGTTTCGCCATCGCTGATGAGGAACATGGGCCGGATTACCGGCCTTAGAGTCgccgagagggaggagaacaGGTTCCAACGCAGCGGGACGGGcggtggctttggtggccgtgatggtggctttggtggccgtggtggtggtggtggtcgtgatggtggctttggtggacgtggtggtggctttggtggacgtggcggcggtgggagaGGCGGTGacaggggggagaggaagccgagggATAACTGGGAGGCTATGGAGATGGCTGGACAGAGGGATAAGCAGCAGTCcagaggtggtggccgtgCCACTTTTTAA
- the PEX7 gene encoding peroxisomal targeting signal 2 receptor (COG:U; BUSCO:EOG09262VOC; EggNog:ENOG503NXHS), with protein MASLLEARTPGFNPYSVKYSPYYDSRLAVASSSNYGIVGNGRLFILGLGPQGIAIEKTYDTNDAQYDLAWSEINENQCAVACGDGSIKLFDLNVPEFPVMNFHEHKRETFSVCWNPLTKDTFLSSSWDGTVKIWSPTRPASLKTLPVGNCTYSASFSPHNPSLISCVSSDSHLRLFDLRTPVNAKYHLVAQIPIHSPPSIPQSTILPRLSNGTTYAGAIPNEALTHDWNKYSDTVIATGGVDRTIRTFDIRNPTGGPTAVLLGHEFAVRKLQWSPHARDVLASAGYDMTVRVWSDGSAMPFPQEENVIRVGQELGLMNRHTEFCTGVDWCLFGTGGWVASVGWDERVLVWDAHTLLRR; from the exons atggcctccctcctcgaagCCCGAACCCCGGGCTTCAACCCTTACTCGGTCAAATACTCCCCCTACTACGACTCCCGCCTCGCcgtcgcctcctcctccaactaCGGAATCGTCGGCAACGGCCGCCTCTTCATCTTGGGTCTCGGCCCCCAGGGTATCGCCATCGAAAAAACCTACGACACAAACGACGCCCAGTACGACCTCGCCTGGTCAGAAATCAACGAAAACCAATGCGCGGTAGCATGCGGCGATGGCTCCATCAAGCTCTTCGACCTCAACGTGCCCGAATTTCCCGTCATGAACTTCCACGAGCACAAGCGAGAGACCTTTTCCGTCTGTTGGAACCCCCTCACAAAAgacaccttcctctcctcatcatggGATGGTACCGTCAAAATC TGGTCCCCAACCCGCCCAGCAAGCCTCAAAACCCTCCCCGTAGGCAACTGCACCTACTCGGCCTCCTTCAgcccccacaacccctccctcatctcctGCGTCAGCTCCGATTCCCACCTCCGCCTGTTCGACCTCCGCACTCCTGTCAACGCAAAATACCACCTCGTCGCCCAGATTCCGAtccactcccccccttccataCCCCAgtccaccatcctcccccgcctctccaacggcaccaccTACGCGGGTGCAATCCCGAACGAAGCCCTCACGCACGATTGGAACAAATACTCGGACACTGTCATCGCCACCGGCGGGGTGGACCGCACCATCCGGACGTTTGACATTCGCAACCCGACCGGCGGCCCGACGGCGGTGTTGCTGGGTCATGAGTTTGCCGTTAGGAAGCTCCAGTGGTCACCGCATGCGCGGGATGTGCTTGCCAGCGCGGGGTACGACATGACGGTGAGGGTTTGGAGTGATGGGAGCGCGATGCCGTTTCCGCAGGAGGAGAACGTCATTAGGGTGGGGcaggagttggggttgatgaatAGGCACACCGAGTTTTGCACGGGGGTGGACTGGTGTCTTTTTGGGacggggggttgggtggctAGTGTTGGGTGGGATGAGagggttttggtttgggaTGCGCATACGcttttgaggaggtga